CAGGAATACGAGCAGAAATCAAATCGTTTAGGATTCCTGAAGGAGATGTTTGATGCGATCGCCCATGAATCCCCTGTAGACGATAGTGTAGCTGACTATGGTTTAGAAGGAGAAGACTTGGAAGAATCGCGAGAAATCTTCTGGGAAAGAGACTCTAGGGCATCTCAACTAGAGCAGCCATCAACAGCGATCGTCGAGGTATTGAGGCAGAGACGGTTCGAGGATTGGGTACCCCAAGACTCGGAAAACTGGCTTGAGCAAATCTCGCTGCTTGTGGGAGATCTCGATCTTTCAGTGAGAAGCGATCGGCTTTTGTTGTTGCCAGAATCGAAGGTATTCAAAACAATGTCTGACTTTACGCTAGAAGGTAAACAACTTCTGATTCCACAAAAGAATGTAAGTGAGGTAAGAGATCAACTAAGCCTATTCTAGATTAAAGATTTTACTAATGCTATCTTTAGTTGATTAGAAGAAATTATTAAGACAAACATAGAAAGTCTTCTTGTTAAGAAGACTTTCTATCTCTTAAAGATTGGATAGTCCTAAGAAGGAAAGGATTTATATGGTAAGGATGGGCTATTCGCCTACGCCGCCGATGATTTCTACAGTAAGTGTTTTACTTTGGATTTTACTTGCATAGGTTAAGGGCTTATGAGTCGCAATGCTATGGATTTTAGGATTGTATTTAATCGCTTCAATCGAGATAGCTTGCTGGTTCCATACCCATAGATTACTTCCGTTAAAATAGATAAGATATTCCCCGCATTTGTCAAAAAAACTACCGCCTCTAACTTCGACATTACAAGTTTTGCTGATAGTTTTAATTTTTGCAGTCCCCCAATCCACAAAAAAACGCGTATCAGAATCATCGGACGCTCTATCGAATAGAACTTTTCCATTCTTTATATCAAGGGCGAGTACTCCACTTTTCTGAGCGATAAAAACTGCATCCACCGCAAAAACAGTACCCAGTAAAAATGGTGATTGCCGATAAGCGAGAATATTTATAGGAGATTTATAGCTGCTTTCTACTGCATGTTTAGTCATCCTTTCAGGTAAAGATACCGACCATTGGGTTTTGTTATGATTTTGATACGATACCCCCGTCAAATAATAGTAAAAATAATCCCCCTGCTTTTGGTCTTTTATATGCCAATCTAAAGACGGTGGTTCTTCTTTGACAACTGATGGATCGGCAAAACTTGGAAATGCATTAATAGCGATCGCGATGGTGCAAGCTACAAAAATCACTCCCCTGAGATGGGATTTAGCGATTGATTTAATAGTAATTTTTAAAAGTGGAAACATAGTCTATTAATATGCTTATATATTAATGCTTGCACAAAACCATCAATGCTTACGAACCTTTTTGTGCGATCGCCATTTCATCCAAAAAGCAACATCAGCTAATCATATAAGGTTGTTTGCTTATAAGTACGCCAGCATAATTAAAGAATAAAAATAGAACCTGTGCCGCCCTCGCAGCAGGTGGCATAGGTTTTAGGTTTATTTATACTTAGCTACTTAAGTATTACCAAAGATTGATTGCTAAGGAGTATTGTAATTGTTCATAATTAAGTTTTTCCGAAATAAAGAAAAGTTAGAGATCTAGCGAATCGGGATTCTTAGTAGATTTTTTATCTTCTGAAGCAAGACGGCGTTCGACCTTCTTTACATCCTCCGCAGGAGGTAACGACTCAGGACGAATTCCCCTTTGTAGTAATGTATCTCGAACAGCTTGGTTATTAGTAACATGCTCTTTAGAAATAGCAGGCTCAGTATCTAATTGGTTCTGTCGAGTGTTAAAGATCGTAATTTCAGTAGCAAAGTCTTTAGCTTTTAGAATGATTGTGGGAGCAAAATCAGCTAGAGGGCGACTATCAGGTACTTTCCATTGAGCTTTCATAGCCTGAGTGGACTTACCAAATAGCGCAGTATCTCCCTTACTGCGAATTGTGGCAAAGTTGCGATCGCTTCCTGTTTGTTCGTAAATCACCTTGGAAAGTTCTTTCTCAGTTTCTGTCAACTTCTTGCGAGCAGAGACGCGCTCGGCTTCGAGTAAGCGTTGCTCGATTAACTCAGCCCTTCTTGTTTGGATGGCAAAGTAGGTTTGAGCAAAGGCAATTTCTTGCTTTCTAGGATCTCCATTTTGAGCAATCAGATAACAAGCATATCGCGT
The genomic region above belongs to Pseudanabaena sp. BC1403 and contains:
- the dinD gene encoding DNA damage-inducible protein D yields the protein METNTITSLTETFEAHAQQTESGIEYWLARDLQHLLGYSEWRNFTAVLTKAKTACEISNHAISDHFVDVTKMVDLGSGSQREVDDIMLTRYACYLIAQNGDPRKQEIAFAQTYFAIQTRRAELIEQRLLEAERVSARKKLTETEKELSKVIYEQTGSDRNFATIRSKGDTALFGKSTQAMKAQWKVPDSRPLADFAPTIILKAKDFATEITIFNTRQNQLDTEPAISKEHVTNNQAVRDTLLQRGIRPESLPPAEDVKKVERRLASEDKKSTKNPDSLDL